A portion of the Pseudoalteromonas luteoviolacea genome contains these proteins:
- a CDS encoding PAN domain-containing protein, translating into MSAEEVGKDRLGGEYRNFAVAQDDLMVCKAACENDGICRSWTYVDPGVQQTNGVCWLKKFVNTQTPCAHCTSGYKVAENSNLAHNSMSDTEVDMDRLGLEYLSFVVEQNDQTVCLAACKNDSRCRSWTYVDPGVQHTNGKCWLKSGTNINRPCSSCTSGYKSAPTNEHMGSEELETDRLGNEYYNVALNADDQASVCKAMCQEDGLCGAWTYVDAGVQGPTPRCWLKSSGNTPKTCTVCTSGVKEKTLTLSPIASNQQRVGNRYKVLTVANELECLQQCEDDNKCMSWNYNSALTSNSCGLNVTVNDATTGTGTSGFKVKKDITLAAGQEHMCFVQESGSVKCWGTNTYGQLGDGTMIDSDTPVSVGSLSNATQITAGNYHSCAILADRSVQCWGRNDHKQLGNGNSTDSSTPVLTNSVMNAIQLAATDNFTCAVQDSAEITLNNIESTERGVIKCWGSFPILNNRNSWVGSDPQNIVSSDFLGVKQIAVGNFLNKGHVCAAMNTGEVKCLGKTIVSGSVNSKNEITTISGITNAVDLASSDIVACAIDAGSKPSENKLKCWGLINGKHYPEPIELTYLKGAQRVVITAENEPTSRLCAVMYDGTVKCSAYGKGDYAVSGITDAIKITITDGNSCALIANGEVKCWDDEAGSTPTTPVNVSF; encoded by the coding sequence ATGAGCGCAGAGGAAGTGGGTAAAGATAGGCTAGGAGGAGAATATAGAAACTTCGCCGTAGCACAGGATGACCTAATGGTTTGTAAAGCAGCATGTGAAAATGATGGTATTTGTCGTTCATGGACCTATGTTGACCCTGGTGTTCAGCAAACTAATGGTGTTTGTTGGTTAAAAAAATTTGTAAATACTCAAACTCCCTGTGCACATTGCACCTCAGGTTATAAGGTGGCTGAAAATTCAAATTTGGCTCATAACAGTATGAGTGATACTGAGGTTGATATGGACAGGCTTGGTCTGGAGTATCTGAGTTTTGTTGTTGAACAAAACGATCAAACTGTTTGTTTGGCAGCTTGTAAAAATGATAGCCGTTGCCGATCATGGACTTATGTTGACCCTGGTGTTCAACACACTAATGGTAAGTGTTGGTTGAAAAGTGGCACCAATATCAATAGACCTTGTTCTAGTTGTACATCAGGGTATAAATCCGCTCCGACAAATGAGCATATGGGTTCTGAAGAGTTAGAAACTGATAGGCTGGGTAACGAGTATTATAATGTCGCATTGAATGCAGATGATCAGGCATCTGTGTGCAAAGCAATGTGTCAAGAAGACGGGTTATGTGGTGCTTGGACCTATGTTGATGCTGGCGTTCAAGGCCCAACACCACGGTGTTGGTTAAAGAGTTCAGGGAATACTCCGAAAACGTGCACTGTTTGTACGTCAGGTGTTAAAGAGAAAACTTTGACTTTAAGCCCTATTGCAAGCAATCAACAACGAGTAGGCAACAGGTATAAGGTACTTACTGTAGCCAATGAACTCGAATGTCTGCAGCAATGTGAAGACGATAACAAGTGCATGTCATGGAATTATAATTCGGCACTTACTTCAAATTCGTGTGGGCTTAATGTTACGGTTAACGATGCAACAACAGGTACGGGCACATCGGGTTTTAAGGTTAAAAAAGATATTACGTTAGCAGCAGGTCAAGAGCATATGTGTTTTGTACAAGAAAGCGGCTCAGTAAAATGCTGGGGTACTAACACCTACGGGCAACTTGGCGACGGTACAATGATTGACTCAGACACACCCGTTTCAGTAGGCTCGCTTAGTAATGCCACCCAAATTACTGCTGGCAATTACCATAGTTGCGCCATTTTGGCAGATCGCTCAGTGCAATGTTGGGGCAGAAATGATCATAAGCAACTGGGTAATGGTAATTCAACAGATTCCTCAACACCGGTATTAACTAACTCAGTTATGAATGCAATTCAACTAGCAGCAACTGATAATTTCACGTGTGCTGTACAAGACAGTGCTGAAATAACGCTTAACAATATAGAAAGCACCGAACGAGGTGTTATTAAGTGCTGGGGCTCTTTTCCTATTCTAAATAATAGAAATAGCTGGGTTGGTAGTGATCCTCAAAACATCGTAAGTAGTGACTTTTTGGGTGTGAAGCAAATCGCCGTTGGTAACTTTTTGAATAAGGGACATGTATGTGCTGCAATGAATACAGGAGAGGTTAAATGCTTAGGTAAAACCATTGTAAGTGGCTCTGTTAACTCTAAAAATGAAATTACTACGATTTCTGGTATTACCAACGCTGTAGATTTGGCCAGCTCTGATATTGTTGCATGTGCAATTGATGCAGGCTCAAAGCCAAGCGAAAATAAACTAAAATGTTGGGGACTCATTAATGGAAAGCATTATCCTGAACCTATTGAGCTCACTTATCTTAAAGGTGCGCAACGCGTGGTCATTACAGCTGAAAATGAACCAACCTCGAGATTATGCGCGGTGATGTACGATGGTACTGTAAAGTGTTCGGCTTATGGCAAAGGTGACTATGCGGTGAGTGGGATCACAGATGCAATAAAAATTACAATTACGGATGGCAATTCATGTGCTTTGATTGCTAATGGTGAAGTAAAGTGTTGGGATGATGAGGCTGGTTCAACACCAACTACACCGGTAAATGTGAGTTTTTAA
- a CDS encoding transposase, which produces MTRARKALIDLSSTSYYHLIARCVRRAFLCGEDKYTGKNFDHRRTWLVERMKLLSSVFAIDIAAYAIMSNHYHLVVKVNRQQALSWSDNEVIARWYKLYKGSPVIDRQLNGDTLSEAELLLVSELVERWRSRLYDIGWFMKNLNEFIAKEANKEDGCTGKYWEGRYKSQALLDEAALLNCMTYVDLNPIRAKMANNLEDSDFTSIQERIRHFKNSKSNAKKSNLNEAKCQAKQPKSLKPFGTRESENTLPFSLIDYLELVDWTGRHVHPKKKGYIPKNMPNILVSLSIEEATWLDRIQSFGSHYGNFAGSQTALRAHAAKNDMNWYKGVG; this is translated from the coding sequence ATGACAAGAGCAAGGAAAGCACTGATAGATTTGTCGTCGACGTCTTATTATCACTTGATAGCACGGTGTGTACGCCGTGCTTTTTTGTGCGGAGAGGATAAGTACACAGGTAAAAACTTTGACCATAGACGGACATGGTTAGTAGAGCGAATGAAGCTGCTGAGCAGTGTATTTGCCATTGATATAGCGGCTTATGCCATCATGAGTAATCACTATCATTTGGTGGTTAAAGTGAATAGACAGCAAGCACTTAGTTGGTCAGATAATGAGGTGATAGCTAGGTGGTACAAGTTATACAAAGGTAGTCCAGTCATTGATAGACAACTAAATGGGGATACTCTTAGTGAGGCGGAACTGTTGCTTGTATCTGAGTTAGTTGAAAGGTGGCGATCTCGATTATACGACATTGGTTGGTTTATGAAAAACCTCAATGAATTCATTGCAAAAGAAGCCAATAAAGAAGATGGCTGTACGGGTAAATATTGGGAGGGACGATATAAATCACAAGCCTTGCTAGATGAAGCGGCATTGCTCAACTGTATGACTTATGTAGATTTAAACCCAATCCGAGCCAAAATGGCAAATAATCTAGAGGATAGTGATTTCACATCGATTCAAGAGCGCATAAGGCACTTTAAAAACTCCAAATCAAACGCAAAAAAATCAAATCTAAATGAAGCCAAGTGCCAAGCTAAACAACCTAAATCACTAAAACCGTTTGGTACAAGAGAGTCTGAAAACACATTACCTTTCTCATTAATTGACTACCTTGAGCTAGTTGACTGGACTGGTCGGCATGTTCACCCGAAAAAGAAAGGGTACATACCAAAGAATATGCCCAATATTCTAGTATCACTGAGCATCGAAGAAGCGACTTGGCTGGATAGGATACAAAGTTTTGGAAGTCACTACGGTAACTTTGCAGGTTCGCAAACTGCATTAAGAGCGCATGCCGCTAAAAATGATATGAATTGGTACAAAGGGGTTGGGTAG